The Gammaproteobacteria bacterium region GTCACCACCATCCTGCTTTTCACACTCGCCGGTTGCGCGACCACCGAGACCGTCGATTACGAAATGGATGACCCGCTCAATTCCATGATTTTTGGTTACGTCGACATGGAAGACGCACCAACGGGCCTCGACTGGGCCAGCCTCAAGCAGGTGCAACCCGCCAGCGAGACACCTTACTGGAGCTTTGCCGTGGAAGATGGCGCGTTTTTCCAGCCCTACCTGCGGGAAGGCGCCTACCAGCTGGCGGCCTTCGGTGGCAGCAGCTTCCTCGGCGGCAACAACCAGTATAACTTCCCGGAATATGGCAGCGATGGCATTGTCGTCACTCGACCCGGCCTGTACTTCGTTGGCGCCTATCGCTACGTCGAAGTCGATACTGGCTGGCTGGAGCAGGACAAGTTCGACCTCGAGCCGATCGAGGGCATGAGCGAGATCGATGTGCTGCGCATGCTCCTGGAGCATGACGACATCAAGGACAGCCCGAACTGGCAGCGTCGCATCGAGGCTCGCATCAGGGCACTTAGCAAATGACGCGCCTGCTGCTGATCACGATGCTCGGCAGCCTGCTGTCGGCATGCATACCGTCATCCGCCATCCAGCCTGTCACTGCAATGGACAGCCTCGGCCAGGACAGCATCCTCCTGGTGGGCAAGCTCGTGCTGGACCCGCCATTGAAGCCGGAAGAGCAGGAACTCGGCATGTACGAGGAATATCGCAACACGGCGATTCTCGCTACCGATACCGCGCTTCGCGAGGTCGGCGACCACATGGCCTGGGGCGACTTGAAGCGTCGTATCGAAGTGCCATTCGACGAGACCTTCATGCTGGAAGTGCCGCGGGAGGATTTCTACATCCTCAAGGGCTGGGTCATGATGGATGCCACCAAGGGCAATGGTTCGGCGCCACTGCACGGCCAGTTTCGCATCGACGTGCAGGACGGTGACCGCGCGGTCTACATCGGCACCCTCCATTACACGCGCAACACCTTCTTCCGCATCACCGATGTCCGGGTGAAGGACGAGAGCAGGGCAGCAAGCAGTGACGTTCGAGTCCGTCTCGGCAGCAGTGTGAACCTGCGCAAGTCGCTGGCACAGCCGTTGAAGTAAGCGGCCCCACTGCATGAAAAAAGCCCCGCTTTTGCGGGGCTTTTCATTTCAAGCGTGACGCTTTCGATCAGACATCGATGTCGAACTTGATGCCCTGTGCCAGCGGCAGCTCGGTCGACCAGTTGATGGTGTTCGTCTGGCGACGCATGTACTGCTTCCAGGCATCCGAGCCGGATTCGCGACCGCCGCCGGTTTCCTTCTCACCACCGAAGGCGCCGCCGATCTCGGCACCCGAGGTACCGATGTTCACGTTGGCGATGCCGCAGTCCGAGCCCTGGTAGGACAGAAACTTCTCGGCGTTGCGCATGTTCATGGTGAAGATGGCGGACGACAGGCCCTGCGGCACGGCGTTCTGCATCTGGATGGCTTCTTCGACCGTCTTGAACGGCATGACGTAGAGGATCGGTGCAAAGGTTTCGGTCTGCACGATCTCGGAGTCGTTGGAGAGGCCGGTAACGATGGCCGGCTCGACGTAGTTGCCTTCCAGCTTGTTACCGCCGGTGACGATGGTGCCGCCAGCCTGCTTGATCTTCTCGATCATCTCGACGTAACGCTGCACGGAGCCTTCGTCGCAGAGCGGGCCCATCAGCGTGCCTTCTTCCAGCGGATCGCCGATCTTCACCTGGCCATAGGCCTTCTTCAGGCTCTCGACCAGGCCGTCGATGATGGACTCGTGGGCCAGCACGCGGCGCGTGGTGGTGCAGCGCTGGCCGGCGGTGCCGACCGAGCCGAACACGATGGCCGGGATCGCCATCTTCATGTCGGCGGTCTCGTCGACGATCAGGGCGTTGTTACCGCCGAGCTCCAGCAGGGAACGACCCATGCGCTGGGCAACGCGGTGGCCGACCTGCTTGCCGATGGCGCAGGAACCGGTGAAGGACACCAGCTTGATGCGCTCGTCGTCGACAAAGGTCTGCGCGAGTTCGTTGGTGTCGTCGTTGAACAGGCCGAAGATGCCCGGGAAGCCATTGGCT contains the following coding sequences:
- a CDS encoding aldehyde dehydrogenase family protein — translated: MADIKKILSELGLQEENAGVWASKSGWLKGEGNVLESINPANGEVIAKVRCASKAEYEKVITEAEALFEEWRKVPAPQRGEAVRLVGEALRKHKDALGSLVSLEMGKIKQEGDGEVQEMIDIADFAVGQSRMMYGLTMHSERPDHRMYEQWHPFGVVGVLTAFNFPVAVWAWNAMLSAIAGNVTVWKPSPKTPLTSIACQNIANEVLEANGFPGIFGLFNDDTNELAQTFVDDERIKLVSFTGSCAIGKQVGHRVAQRMGRSLLELGGNNALIVDETADMKMAIPAIVFGSVGTAGQRCTTTRRVLAHESIIDGLVESLKKAYGQVKIGDPLEEGTLMGPLCDEGSVQRYVEMIEKIKQAGGTIVTGGNKLEGNYVEPAIVTGLSNDSEIVQTETFAPILYVMPFKTVEEAIQMQNAVPQGLSSAIFTMNMRNAEKFLSYQGSDCGIANVNIGTSGAEIGGAFGGEKETGGGRESGSDAWKQYMRRQTNTINWSTELPLAQGIKFDIDV